The following proteins are co-located in the Triticum aestivum cultivar Chinese Spring chromosome 1A, IWGSC CS RefSeq v2.1, whole genome shotgun sequence genome:
- the LOC123180829 gene encoding uncharacterized protein, which translates to MGNYLSCTLAKTPGGKGARVILPDGVVRRVSLPATAAELMMDAPGHFVAETRHARVGTRLEALHADEDLEMGVVYATFPMNRIGTKLAAADMARLAAAATREARRSAKVSSVGVGAAAATAAAPEPAITFVPAAEEAPSPRARLDEMVDDAVAAEIDVLKHRLSSARSRRPNLETIHEENHLLCRR; encoded by the coding sequence ATGGGGAACTACCTGTCATGCACGCTGGCCAAGACGCCGGGTGGGAAGGGCGCGCGGGTGATCCTCCCCGACGGCGTGGTGCGGCGGGTGTCGCTGCCGGCCACGGCGGCGGAGCTGATGATGGACGCGCCGGGCCACTTCGTGGCCGAGACGCGCCACGCGCGCGTCGGCACCCGCCTCGAGGCGCTCCACGCCGACGAGGACCTCGAGATGGGCGTCGTCTACGCCACCTTCCCCATGAACCGCATCGGCACGAAGCTGGCCGCAGCTGACATggcccgcctcgccgccgcggccACGCGGGAGGCCCGCCGCTCCGCCAAGGTGTCCTCCGTCGGGGTCGgggccgcggcggcgacggcggctgcaCCAGAGCCGGCCATCACCTTCGTGCCGGCCGCGGAGGAGGCGCCGTCGCCGAGGGCGCGGCTGGACGAGATGGTGGACGACGCGGTGGCCGCGGAGATCGACGTGCTCAAGCACCGGCTCAGCAGCGCGCGCTCCAGGCGGCCCAACCTCGAGACCATCCACGAGGAGAATCACCTCCTGTGCAGACGCTGA